The following proteins are encoded in a genomic region of Marasmius oreades isolate 03SP1 chromosome 10, whole genome shotgun sequence:
- the MFS1_3 gene encoding MFS sugar transporter, producing MSSEEITNLKQVRKNSDHGEIHATTENIFTEDALDPVYQKKARVLNDAIQEVGMGRYQWALFVVAGFGWLVDNLWPIVTGLILPPVLNEFTFDGPFLKLGQNIGLLVGAVFWGVGSDIWGRRVSFNITLLITGVFALAAGGSPNYVALCSLAAVWSVGVGGNLPVDSAIFLEFVPATHQYLLTVLSIWWAFGQLLGSLIAWPLIGKYSCTLTPSTPCTRESNQGWRYFLFTMGAFMMLLWSIRFFVFKLYESPKYLMGKGQDDMAVEVVHKVAEFNRKTSHLTLDNLTSIGSLSKDNIGGKAAIKRKIARFDSNHIRSLFATRRLAWSTSLLIALWALIGLAFPLYNAFVTYFLATRGAKFGDGSLYITYRNQVILSVIGVPGALLAGYMVELPFLGRRGSLSISTLLTGVFILASTTARSSYALLGWNCAYSFTSNVMYGVLYALTPELFPTKDRGTGNALTACANRIFGVMAPIVALYADLTTSVPIYVSGAIFLFAGFLALLLPFESRGRASL from the exons ATGTCGTCTGAAGAGATAACCAATCTCAAGCAAGTTCGAAAGAACTCTGATCATGGAGAAATCCATGCCACGACCGAAAATATCTTCACGGAGGATGCTTTGGACCCAGTTTATCAGAAGAAGGCTAGGGTTCTGAATGACGCCATTCAAGAAGTAGGAATGGGTCGCTATCAG TGGGCACTCTTTGTCGTGGCTGGATTCGGATGGCTGGT CGACAACCTTTGGCCT ATCGTCACAGGACTTATCCTACCACCCGTATTGAACGAATTCACCTTCGATGGGCCATTCCTCAAGCTCGGTCAGAACATAGGTCTTCTCGTAGGGGCCGTCTTTTGGGGGGTAGGTTCCGACATCTGGGGAAGAAG GGTCTCTTTCAATATCACTCTCCTTATCACCGGGGTCTTTGCACTTGCTGCAGGTGGTTCTCCAAATTATGTCGCTCTATGCTCGCTCGCCGCCGTCTGGTCAGTTGGAGTTGGAGGGAATCTGCCCGTTGACTCTGCAATCTTCCTAG AGTTCGTACCTGCCACCCATCAATACCTCTTAACTGTGCTCTCTATTTGGTGGGCTTTTGGACAACTGCTCGGGAGTCTG ATCGCATGGCCGCTGATAGGGAAGTATTCTTGTACTTTGACTCCATCCACTCCCTGCACAAGGGAGTCCAATCAAGGATGGCGGTACTTCCTGTTTACCATGGGTGCATTCATGATGCTCTTGTGGTCTATACggttcttcgtcttcaagcTATACGAAAGTCCAAAATACTTGATGGGAAAGGGACAAGACGACATGGCGGTCGAGGTCGTACACAAGGTTGCCGAGTTCAACCGAAAGACGAGCCATCTCACTCTGGATAATTTGACCTCAATCGGTAGTCTAAGCAAAGATAATATCGGCGGGAAGGCAGCGATCAAGAGGAAAATTGCAAGGTTCGATTCCAACCATATCAGGAGTCTATTTGCTACAAGAAGGTTGGCCTGGTCGACGAGTTTGCTTATCGCTTTATGGG CTTTGATTGGCCTCGCATTCCCTCT CTATAATGCCTTTGTAACGTATtt CTTAGCCACTCGAGGTGCTAAATTCGGCGACGGGTCGCTCTACATTACCTATCGCAAT CAAGTTATCCTGAGTGTCATTGGTGTTCCTGGAGCCTTGTTGGCAGGATACATGGTTGAGTTACCATTCCTAGGACGACGAGGGAGTCTGTCCATCTCTACTT TGCTTACCGGAGTGTTTATCTTAGCATCGACGACCGCCAGATCTTCATACGCGCTCCTTGGGTGGAATTGCGCGTACAGCTTCACCAGCAACGTGATGTATGGTGTACTATATGCCTTAACGCCAGAATTGTTCCCGACCAAGGACAGAGGTACAGGAAACGCTCTCACGGCGTGCGCAAAcaggattttcggggtcatG GCTCCGATTGTTGCACTCTATGCTGATCTAACAACGTCCGTTCCTATCTATGTTTCTGGTGCTATCTTTCTCTTTGCCGGATTCCTCGCGTTGCTACTACCCTTTGAGTCGCGGGGCCGAGCGTCACTCTAG
- a CDS encoding uncharacterized protein (BUSCO:EOG09260P5R), translated as MSTTRIHHALPAPVVHAGFSVHQSKSHVLAGVQDAYWSDDEAEDAECPLCLEEMDISDLNFKPCVCGYQICRFCWHHIKENLNKRCPACRRVYTDDGVEFKPIATEDHKRLMQQKKQRERERKELETLGRRNLANVRVVQRNVVYVIGIGPRFAKEELIPTLRSHEYFGQYGKINKILLVKRSSSGGGTPVLGVYITYHRREDAARAIAAVDGSPSPSGGREVMRASYGTTKYCMSFLRSVTCTDRNCMNIHEWGDEKDCFTKEDLTTLKHTMKATESRSRTVVANKNEAEGLPKAAAWGQRNSSTSTPTLTSTSSTHRRRGGTAPVPRQLRVTTDTRSSNGRIHEKKTIGVVPKPSSQASSSRPVTPAPTSLPPRPASPAAVKSPKLLKHPVKETAAVAPTSQSPAPSATGGSDHGSQDVASTSPQDRPQSTSPAPSSIPSVPPGLPAVPPGLPAPPGLPAPRPPRVDTASPETPLLASQTTYQMSTAARALLDDVKARRESALPSVAMQSPFPDFDRTLQNLTRSDGVFGGFTFNLDPKLASSEDTTEEPITDFEIEAVTPFMGNFMQAFPALRSQAVSQSGSFVSPTGNSYPHNPNHSIYDPLSVRSIPLESQSVSSNYVGSFNPFADSIEEVFSSGPPSPVVDDDTSRKVSRFGFARSRQGPRARTSSPLHISSSVTSHSTSDTINPVYHPSPVPQSPAPSQWSLHSRQDYTYQQQPLSQMGSPLVSHQSPAMYASQQQQPRFQPFEPGVSEAQLRELIQSSRANPGTHRVDPQAYKVASGHQGFVDPAIMSARFASGQGSTYVTMDQAYGPPPGLSFPEGMQHGAGISGTPLSVSDGHGHNHELLPHTETTDTPSFDPSEFPTLSSTIATEPPATEEKDKQTPADTHTPSLSAEDFAAKEKAERKAAKKAAAAEKAAERQRIAQEKAAIKAAEKAKVAQEKAAEKEKAAVLKAEQEKEKAEKERVVKEKVKADKEKAAQAEREKAAQADKEKAARLEKEKAEKAAKKAAAAVAKPTDSQKGASAKKVNPPAVTKVAHLPDVTAQLPLLSKKPKKNKPIAKPIKILTKEEDHIQEDSAVPSASASDAHLTTKSNTGSSNNSRSQSVERNVPTSIGELLEEINIMNPVMDLPNHPFFDVHKINPAAKMPLEYGPLVHALSALSVGGGSFANNVPSGSIDNAVSSFQQLLETLTQTISDLLRLLPRTTWDDSSSFDGVLRDMLKGDDFLDDNGEDSATSTSTSHGREDEVAALTLALERRARWMEVQLSKLEELHRDINNAAVRAVLAFNDNGWDRHSFMPRIGNTVKRFDSLGIVEGEGPHSVRPMTVDELEKKLIVAKEAAVFAETEFREVMESMQDVKPVEEL; from the exons ATGTCGACGACCAGAATTCatcatgctcttccagcacCAGTTGTCCATGCAGGTTTCTCCGTACACCAGTCCAAGTCTCATGTCCTTGCAGGCGTTCAGGACGCGTATTGGAGTGACGACGAAGCT GAGGATGCCGAGTGTCCCCTCTGTCTCGAAGAGATGGATATTTCAGACCTCAACTTCAAACCTTGTGTTTGCGGTTACCAG ATTTGCAGATTTTGCTGGCATCATATCAAAGAAAATCTTAACAAGCGTTGTCCTGCGTGCAGGAGAGTTTACACAGATGATGGCGTCGAGTTCAAACCTATCGCCACTGAAGA TCATAAACGCTTGATGCagcagaagaagcagagggAGCGAGAACGGAAGGAACTTGAAACTCTCGGAAGACGTAACCTAGCCAATGTGCGCGTTGTCCAGCGTAACGTGGTCTACGTTATTGGCATTGGACCTCGGTTTGCAAAGGAAGAA CTCATTCCAACATTGCGCTCTCATGAGTACTTTGGACAGTACGGGAAGATAAACAAGATTCTTCTGGTGAAAAGGAGTTCTTCCGGAGGCGGCACGCCCGTCCTTGGTGTCTACATAACGTATCATCGTCGCGAAGATGCAGCGCGCGCGATAGCAGCAGTAGATGGAAGTCCTTCGCCCAGCGGTGGCCGTGAAGTTATGCGAGCGAGTTATGGCACTACCAAGTATTGCATGTCATTTCTTCGAAGCGTTACCTGCACCGATCGTAACTGCATGAACATACACGAGTGGGGAGATGAAAAGGATTGTTTCACTAAAGAGGATCTGACAACTCT GAAACATACCATGAAAGCTACAGAAAGTAGGAGCAGGACGGTTGTAGCCAACAAGAACGAAGCAGAAG GTCTCCCAAAAGCTGCGGCGTGGGGCCAGCGAAATTCCTCAACCTCGACACCAACTTTGACCTCGACATCGTCCACCCATAGACGTCGCGGCGGTACAGCACCTGTTCCCCGGCAGCTAAGAGTCACGACAGACACTCGTTCTAGCAATGGCCGGATACACGAAAAGAAAACTATTGGAGTTGTTCCCAAACCTTCTTCGCAAGCTTCCTCTTCTCGTCCAGTCACTCCAGCCCCAACCTCGCTCCCACCTCGTCCAGCATCTCCGGCAGCAGTCAAATCGCCCAAACTACTCAAACATCCAGTCAAGGAGACGGCCGCTGTGGCTCCGACTTCACAATCCCCAGCTCCTTCTGCAACAGGTGGCTCAGATCACGGATCTCAAGACGTCGCATCAACCTCTCCTCAAGATCGTCCCCAATCCACTAGCCCTGCACCCTCGTCTATTCCTTCTGTTCCGCCCGGTTTACCTGCAGTTCCTCCTGGTTTACCGGCACCTCCAGGTCTTCCCGCTCCCCGTCCTCCTCGCGTTGATACCGCCTCCCCCGAAACACCTTTACTTGCGTCACAGACAACCTATCAAATGTCCACTGCGGCCCGTGCATTACTCGACGACGTGAAAGCGAGAAGGGAATCTGCATTACCGAGTGTAGCTATGCAAAGTCCCTTCCCAGACTTTGATCGAACTCTGCAAAATCTTACTCGAAGTGATGGGGTTTTCGGAGGATTTACTTTCAATCTTGACCCAAAACTCGCGAGCAGTGAGGATACCACCGAAGAACCTATCACGGACTTTGAGATCGAGGCTGTCACCCCCTTCATGGGCAACTTCATGCAGGCTTTCCCTGCCCTTCGGTCACAAGCAGTTTCACAATCAGGTTCCTTCGTCTCACCAACTGGTAACTCCTACCCTCACAATCCTAATCACTCCATCTACGACCCCTTGTCAGTACGATCAATCCCTCTAGAGAGCCAGTCGGTAAGCTCGAACTATGTGGGGTCTTTCAATCCTTTTGCCGATTCAATCGAAGAGGTATTCTCATCGGGCCCTCCCTCTCCtgttgttgatgatgatacGTCGCGCAAGGTCTCACGTTTTGGCTTTGCTCGTAGCCGACAAGGACCTCGGGCCCGCACTTCTTCCCCATTGCATATATCTTCATCTGTTACCAGTCATAGTACCTCAGACACCATTAACCCTGTTTATCATCCATCTCCCGTCCCACAATCCCCCGCCCCATCCCAGTGGTCTTTGCATAGCCGTCAGGACTATACATATCAACAACAGCCCTTGTCCCAAATGGGGTCACCATTGGTTAGCCACCAATCTCCGGCCATGTATGCGTCGCAACAACAGCAGCCTAGGTTCCAGCCGTTTGAACCTGGTGTTAGCGAAGCTCAACTTCGGGAATTAATTCAATCTAGTCGAGCAAATCCAGGTACTCATCGAGTTG ATCCCCAAGCTTACAAGGTGGCATCAGGACATCAGGGATTTGTGGACCCAGCAATCATGTCTGCACGATTTGCCTCAGGACAAGGATCGACCTATGTGACAATGGATCAAGCATACGGTCCTCCACCCGGCCTTTCATTTCCTGAAGGCATGCAGCACGGTGCCGGTATCTCGGGAACACCCTTAAGTGTTAGCGATGGGCATGGGCATAATCATG AACTTCTACCGCATACAGAAACGACGGATACCCCATCTTTTGATCCATCAGAATTCCCAACATTATCATCGACCATTGCTACAGAACCTCCCGCAACAGAAGAGAAAGACAAACAGACACCTGCAGATACCCATACCCCTTCCCTCTCTGCCGAAGATTTTGCAGCCAAGGAGAAAGCAGAACGGAAGGCGGCTAAGAAGGCGGCCGCTGCTGAGAAAGCCGCCGAGCGTCAGCGAATCGCGCAGGAAAAGGCCGCTATCAAGGCCGCTGAAAAAGCTAAGGTCGCGCAAGAAAAGGCTgctgagaaggagaaggcggCAGTGTTGAAGGCCgagcaggagaaggagaaggcagAGAAGGAAAGGGTTGTGAAGGAAAAGGTGAAGGCTGACAAAGAGAAGGCGGCTCAGGCAGAGAGGGAAAAAGCAGCTCAGGCGGATAAGGAGAAAGCTGCGCgcctggagaaagagaaagctgAGAAAGCAGCAAAGAAGGCGGCCGCTGCAGTAGCCAAACCTACCGATTCGCAAAAGGGGGCCTCAGCCAAGAAAGTGAACCCGCCAGCTGTAACCAAAGTCGCTCACCTACCCGATGTTACCGCTCAACTCCCTCTTCTGTCTAAGAAACCAAAGAAGAACAAACCTATCGCAAAGCCTATCAAAATACTTACCAAAGAGGAGGATCACATTCAAGAAGACTCCGCTGTTCCTTCGGCCTCTGCATCCGATGCCCATCTCACCACCAAGAGCAATACTGGTAGTTCAAATAATTCTCGGTCTCAGTCCGTCGAGCGCAACGTCCCCACCTCCATCGGCGAACTCCTCGAGGAGATTAACATCATGAATCCTGTGATGGATCTTCCCAATCATCCGTTCTTCGACGTCCACAAAATCAACCCTGCCGCAAAGATGCCATTGGAATACGGGCCCCTTGTTCATGCTCTATCGGCCTTGTCAGTTGGTGGGGGTTCTTTCGCCAACAATGTCCCCTCAGGATCCATTGATAACGCGGTGTCGTCCTTCCAACAGCTTTTGGAGACACTTACCCAGACGATCTCAGATCTTCTGAGACTGCTTCCTCGCACAACTTGGGATGACAGTTCGTCTTTTGATGGAGTTCTACGTGATATGCTAAAGGGTGACGATTTCCTTGACGATAACGGCGAAGATAGTGCTACCAGTACCAGTACCAGTCACGGTCGGGAGGACGAAGTAGCTGCCTTGACGCTGGCTCTCGAGCGTCGGGCTCGTTGGATGGAAGTGCAGTTGTCGAAGTTGGAAGAGTTG